One genomic window of Candidatus Nitrosopumilus sediminis includes the following:
- a CDS encoding hemolysin family protein, with amino-acid sequence MVELWLELTALASLIGLSGFFSGLEVSLVGTSQATVEQLVKEKRRGAKALQKLKSNPGWMMSAVNLGNNLVNIGSSALATVVAIKLFGDNGLGIAIGIMTFLIIIFGEVTPKTYCNANATKVALRSSGILLMFSYATYPIVWILERITRVMIKITGSDYYPPALTENEIRGIIDQGHRDEALESQERDLLHRALEFDDTVIRAVMTPRIKMQTLPAKMLLFEALPIINQNSHSRIPIYDETHDDIVGFIHVRDVLRELESDNRMKTLEQISRTPVFVSQEKRVTSLLREMKGRKTHMAIVIDEHGGVEGLVTLEDLIEEILGDIEDETDSPQSIKYHSIDKDTIITTGDIEIEEINEIFKSELPEGDDYSTLNGLLHEKLQDIPQEGDKLELEKLRIVVEKVVKNLPVKIRIERIKK; translated from the coding sequence TTGGTAGAATTGTGGTTAGAGCTTACTGCATTAGCATCGTTAATTGGGCTATCTGGTTTTTTTAGTGGATTAGAAGTTTCATTGGTTGGTACAAGTCAAGCCACTGTAGAACAACTAGTAAAAGAGAAAAGACGTGGAGCTAAAGCACTTCAAAAACTCAAATCAAATCCAGGTTGGATGATGTCAGCAGTAAACCTGGGCAACAACCTAGTGAATATTGGTTCATCTGCGTTAGCTACGGTAGTTGCAATTAAACTATTTGGTGATAATGGGCTTGGAATTGCCATTGGAATTATGACCTTTTTGATAATAATTTTTGGAGAAGTAACTCCCAAAACATATTGTAATGCTAATGCAACTAAAGTTGCACTTCGTTCAAGTGGTATTCTACTAATGTTCAGTTATGCTACTTACCCGATAGTGTGGATATTGGAGAGGATCACCCGTGTAATGATCAAAATAACTGGAAGTGATTATTATCCACCAGCATTAACTGAAAATGAAATCAGGGGGATTATTGATCAAGGACATAGAGATGAAGCATTAGAAAGCCAAGAACGAGATCTATTACACAGAGCATTAGAATTTGATGATACCGTAATTCGTGCAGTAATGACTCCAAGAATAAAAATGCAAACACTTCCGGCTAAGATGTTGTTGTTTGAGGCACTTCCAATAATTAATCAAAACTCACATTCTAGAATTCCAATTTATGATGAAACACATGACGACATAGTAGGATTTATTCATGTAAGAGATGTGCTCAGAGAGCTTGAATCAGATAACCGGATGAAGACATTAGAGCAAATTTCGAGAACCCCTGTTTTTGTATCTCAAGAAAAAAGGGTTACTTCATTACTAAGAGAAATGAAAGGTAGAAAAACACACATGGCAATCGTGATAGATGAGCATGGAGGAGTTGAGGGATTAGTAACATTAGAAGATCTTATCGAAGAGATTCTTGGAGACATTGAAGACGAAACAGACTCTCCTCAATCCATCAAGTATCATTCAATAGATAAAGATACGATTATTACAACAGGCGATATTGAAATTGAAGAAATTAATGAAATTTTTAAATCAGAATTACCAGAAGGGGATGATTATAGTACGCTAAATGGGTTGTTACATGAAAAATTACAAGACATCCCTCAAGAAGGAGATAAATTAGAATTAGAAAAACTAAGAATAGTTGTTGAGAAAGTCGTAAAGAACCTACCAGTGAAAATAAGAATTGAACGAATTAAAAAGTAA
- the bioD gene encoding dethiobiotin synthase, with the protein MKSLFIAGTDTDVGKTYITAGLAVVLRKMDIDVGIMKPFAAGSAQKKGYKSEDVEILSRAAHACDPENLVNPQFFPIPASPYTAWKKLKTKPKVSTILSSFEKLTKLHDIILVEGMGGIMTPILKDYYITNLIKEMKIPTIIVTRSKVGTVNHTIMTVKMCEKYKIPIKGIIINDFDSGYPIKDLTKDLQNLTGVKVLGSIPFIKDMSDQSLNRIFKKNIDFKTVLK; encoded by the coding sequence TTGAAATCTCTCTTTATAGCAGGAACGGATACTGATGTTGGAAAAACATACATCACTGCAGGACTTGCAGTTGTACTTCGAAAAATGGATATAGATGTTGGCATAATGAAGCCATTTGCAGCAGGTTCTGCACAAAAAAAAGGCTACAAATCCGAAGACGTTGAAATTCTATCCCGTGCTGCACATGCATGTGATCCTGAAAATTTAGTAAATCCTCAATTCTTTCCAATTCCGGCATCTCCATACACAGCATGGAAAAAACTGAAAACAAAACCCAAAGTTTCTACCATTCTGTCTAGTTTTGAAAAATTAACAAAACTTCATGACATAATTCTAGTGGAGGGAATGGGTGGAATCATGACTCCTATTCTCAAAGACTATTACATTACGAATTTAATTAAAGAAATGAAAATTCCAACAATAATTGTAACTAGAAGTAAAGTTGGAACAGTCAATCATACTATAATGACAGTAAAGATGTGTGAAAAATACAAAATTCCAATCAAAGGAATTATCATTAATGATTTTGATAGTGGTTATCCTATCAAAGACTTGACTAAAGACTTGCAAAATCTTACTGGAGTTAAGGTGTTGGGTTCAATCCCATTTATCAAAGATATGAGTGATCAATCTCTAAATAGAATTTTCAAAAAGAATATTGATTTTAAGACTGTGTTAAAATAA
- a CDS encoding DsbA family protein — translation MIHGPSLAIGAIIASIAIIIAFLGFDSISNQKELVIEPTPIIQQAGPAKITINTFIDNGSPILGNPNAPVTLIEFGDYQCHFCNVFFHSTEENILKNYVETGKVKMIFKDYNIIGPDSVNASHGAHCANDQGLFWEYHDILYSNWTGENNGWASSENLGRFAQDIGLDMNVWSECMINGTHSQIILASNEDARSLELTGTPAFFVIGPDGKTTRLFGAQPFETFEKVFENELKK, via the coding sequence TTGATTCATGGACCCTCTCTTGCCATAGGAGCTATAATTGCATCCATAGCAATAATCATTGCATTTCTAGGATTTGATAGCATATCTAATCAAAAGGAACTTGTAATAGAACCCACACCTATTATTCAGCAAGCAGGACCTGCAAAAATTACAATTAACACATTCATAGACAATGGCTCACCAATACTTGGAAATCCAAATGCCCCAGTTACATTAATTGAATTTGGTGATTATCAATGCCATTTTTGTAATGTTTTCTTTCATTCAACTGAAGAGAATATTTTGAAAAATTATGTTGAAACAGGAAAAGTCAAAATGATATTCAAAGATTACAACATTATTGGTCCAGATTCGGTAAATGCATCTCATGGAGCTCATTGTGCCAATGATCAAGGGTTGTTTTGGGAATACCATGATATTTTGTATTCAAATTGGACTGGTGAAAATAACGGATGGGCATCATCTGAGAATCTTGGAAGATTTGCACAGGATATAGGGTTGGACATGAATGTGTGGTCTGAATGTATGATAAATGGAACACATTCCCAGATAATACTTGCAAGTAATGAAGATGCAAGGAGTTTAGAATTGACTGGAACCCCCGCATTTTTTGTGATTGGGCCAGATGGAAAAACTACAAGATTGTTTGGAGCTCAACCTTTTGAAACATTTGAAAAAGTTTTTGAAAACGAATTGAAAAAATAG
- a CDS encoding cytochrome c biogenesis CcdA family protein: MAEVTILIALLAGLSSFIAPCILPMIPAFLAYISGTTVTELGSKNGTVLSIKRANIILNTIFFVLGFSIIFSILGVIINSVLSNTAGEFVESLNMIGGVIIVAFGVFLLLSTKIRSLNVEKKFFPKNSKSSYPMSFVFGLAFAVGWTPCVGPILGTILTLAATTPSVSFSLLLSYSLGLGIPFLLMGIFFSRATRVIRSMSKHLKYYNIVLGSFIIILGVLVFTNQLAYIANFPLLNELVLVG; encoded by the coding sequence ATGGCAGAAGTCACAATTTTGATTGCATTACTTGCAGGTCTTAGTTCTTTTATTGCTCCATGTATTTTACCAATGATTCCAGCATTTCTTGCATACATATCCGGAACAACTGTAACGGAATTGGGTTCAAAAAACGGCACAGTTCTTTCGATTAAAAGAGCAAACATAATTCTAAATACAATATTTTTTGTTTTAGGATTTTCAATCATATTTTCAATATTAGGTGTAATAATCAACAGTGTTCTTTCAAACACTGCCGGCGAATTTGTTGAATCCCTTAACATGATAGGTGGAGTCATCATTGTAGCATTTGGAGTATTTTTGTTGTTGTCTACAAAAATTCGTTCATTAAATGTAGAAAAAAAATTCTTTCCAAAAAATTCAAAGTCAAGTTATCCAATGTCGTTTGTATTTGGTTTAGCGTTTGCAGTAGGATGGACACCATGTGTAGGTCCAATATTGGGTACAATTCTGACTTTGGCGGCAACAACTCCTTCTGTTTCATTTAGCTTGCTACTATCATATTCATTGGGATTAGGTATCCCATTTCTTCTAATGGGTATTTTTTTCTCAAGAGCAACAAGAGTAATTCGTTCAATGTCCAAACATCTAAAATATTACAACATAGTTTTAGGATCATTCATAATTATTTTAGGGGTTTTAGTGTTTACGAATCAACTTGCATATATTGCAAATTTTCCACTTCTTAACGAATTGGTGTTAGTAGGGTGA
- a CDS encoding aminotransferase class I/II-fold pyridoxal phosphate-dependent enzyme has product MKKLASKHKLNFVDSELEILKEKNLYREMRYGISKGSKITINNSQLLNLCSNDYLGIPVTKIQIKQLQSSSRLVSGNDESYKKLEDVLAKHKSQQSSLIYPTGYMANLGAISAIAKKGDLILSDELNHASIIESCKLSDAKVSIYKHNDMTDMNKKLKQKGRNKFIITEGIFSMDGDLSSLKQITEISEKSDAITIVDDAHGDFVIGNDGKGTPEYFNVSKKVDLYVSSLSKGLGSFGGYIASQSNVVDLCINKSKSFIYTSALPSFLVEYSFKRFESDRERQKKKLEKNTKQIIKGLKEIGYEINSHSQIIPIIIGNEKTAMDFGKFLFDNGVYAQPIRFPTVPKNKARLRISVTAWLSGREIEKTLNIFEKAYSKFHS; this is encoded by the coding sequence TTGAAAAAATTGGCCTCCAAGCATAAACTAAATTTTGTAGATTCTGAATTAGAAATTCTAAAAGAAAAAAACCTTTATCGAGAAATGAGATATGGAATTTCCAAAGGCTCAAAAATAACTATCAACAACAGCCAACTTCTTAACTTATGTTCAAACGATTATCTAGGGATTCCTGTCACAAAAATTCAAATCAAGCAACTTCAATCAAGTTCAAGATTAGTATCAGGAAACGATGAATCCTATAAGAAATTAGAAGATGTACTTGCAAAGCACAAATCACAGCAAAGTAGTCTAATTTATCCAACAGGGTACATGGCAAATTTAGGAGCAATTTCAGCTATTGCAAAGAAGGGGGATTTAATTCTCAGTGATGAACTAAATCATGCAAGCATAATTGAGTCATGTAAATTATCAGATGCCAAAGTGTCAATTTACAAACATAATGATATGACAGATATGAATAAAAAATTAAAACAAAAAGGAAGAAACAAGTTCATTATTACTGAAGGGATTTTCAGTATGGATGGAGATTTATCATCATTAAAACAAATCACTGAAATTTCAGAGAAATCAGATGCAATAACAATTGTTGATGATGCTCATGGGGATTTTGTCATCGGTAATGACGGAAAAGGAACTCCAGAATACTTCAATGTATCAAAAAAAGTAGATTTGTACGTTAGCAGTTTGAGTAAAGGGCTAGGATCATTTGGAGGATACATTGCATCTCAGAGTAATGTTGTTGATTTGTGTATCAATAAATCAAAATCGTTTATCTACACATCAGCATTGCCTTCCTTTTTGGTAGAGTATTCATTTAAAAGATTTGAATCTGACAGAGAAAGACAAAAGAAAAAACTAGAAAAAAATACAAAGCAGATCATAAAAGGTCTTAAAGAAATAGGATATGAAATAAACTCTCATTCACAAATAATTCCCATCATAATTGGAAACGAAAAAACAGCTATGGACTTTGGTAAATTTTTGTTCGATAATGGGGTATATGCACAGCCAATCCGATTCCCCACAGTTCCAAAGAACAAGGCCAGATTAAGAATTTCAGTTACTGCATGGTTGTCAGGCAGGGAAATTGAAAAAACTCTAAATATTTTTGAAAAGGCATATAGTAAATTCCACAGCTAA
- a CDS encoding hydroxymethylglutaryl-CoA synthase family protein — MAAGIDDIAIYIPRLYIDAADFAKNRGLDPVKLQKGLGVSQMAIVDANQDPACLAANACLRIMQKNKLSPEDIGRLYVSTESAFDESKAMNSYVIGMLEQVYGQGAFEHCGGVETKFACVSGSYALYDNTNWIRAGEAEGKHALVVVSDIAKYDMGSSGEMTQGAGAVVMLLNDDPRLLAFDPKVTSTSIKDEYDFYRPFGKETPIVHGQYSNLLYMIQVRKALEAYKKKVISSGLIKIEPGETILDHMDYINMHLPYSNMGKKALAYLVRHEWRQLPRWKKILQEIGIEEPRPKDPRGTIESVLGDEEFMAKDHEFTKLFTKTQAYQEVYESKLSSSLIASSMIGNLYTASLYLGFRSSLEFEYQKGIDLEGKRVGFGSYGSGSSAMVFSGVIQPSYKEMVKDMNLEAEIGERKRLTWDEYEELHENKLTPEESMVHSKKEFVLVHIDTEKESRGERRYIYNE; from the coding sequence ATGGCAGCAGGTATAGACGATATTGCAATATACATTCCCAGATTGTATATCGATGCAGCTGATTTTGCAAAAAACAGAGGATTAGACCCAGTAAAATTGCAAAAGGGTCTAGGAGTTTCTCAAATGGCAATCGTAGATGCAAATCAAGACCCTGCATGTCTTGCAGCAAATGCATGTTTGCGAATTATGCAAAAAAATAAACTTTCACCAGAAGATATCGGCAGGTTGTATGTTTCAACAGAATCAGCATTTGATGAATCAAAGGCAATGAACTCATATGTTATTGGCATGTTAGAACAAGTTTACGGTCAGGGAGCATTTGAACATTGTGGGGGAGTGGAAACTAAATTTGCTTGCGTAAGTGGTTCTTATGCACTTTATGATAATACAAATTGGATTAGGGCAGGGGAAGCAGAAGGAAAACATGCACTTGTGGTAGTTTCAGATATTGCAAAATACGACATGGGGTCTAGTGGAGAAATGACTCAAGGTGCAGGCGCAGTAGTCATGTTATTGAATGATGACCCAAGATTATTAGCATTTGATCCTAAAGTAACATCCACATCAATTAAAGACGAATATGACTTTTACAGACCTTTTGGAAAAGAAACACCCATTGTTCATGGGCAATATTCTAATTTACTATACATGATTCAAGTCAGGAAAGCACTGGAAGCATACAAGAAAAAAGTAATTTCGTCAGGATTAATCAAAATTGAACCTGGTGAAACAATTCTCGATCATATGGATTACATCAACATGCACTTGCCATACAGCAACATGGGTAAGAAAGCTTTAGCATATTTAGTCAGACATGAATGGAGACAGCTTCCACGTTGGAAGAAAATATTACAAGAAATAGGGATTGAAGAACCTAGACCAAAAGATCCACGTGGTACAATTGAATCTGTGTTAGGAGATGAAGAATTTATGGCAAAAGATCATGAATTTACAAAATTGTTTACAAAGACTCAGGCATACCAAGAAGTTTATGAATCCAAACTATCTAGTTCACTTATTGCATCAAGTATGATTGGTAATTTGTACACGGCATCACTTTACTTAGGATTTAGAAGCAGTTTGGAATTTGAATATCAAAAAGGAATTGATTTGGAAGGAAAAAGAGTAGGATTTGGATCTTATGGGAGTGGTAGTAGTGCGATGGTGTTCAGCGGTGTTATCCAACCATCTTACAAAGAAATGGTAAAGGATATGAATTTAGAAGCAGAGATAGGTGAAAGAAAGCGATTGACATGGGACGAATATGAAGAATTACACGAAAACAAACTAACCCCAGAAGAATCAATGGTTCATTCAAAGAAGGAATTTGTTTTAGTACATATAGATACTGAAAAAGAGTCCAGAGGCGAAAGACGTTACATTTACAATGAATAA
- the bioA gene encoding adenosylmethionine--8-amino-7-oxononanoate transaminase: protein MKSSVWHPNTQMKEWDSFDKIVKAKGVWLTDSKGHKMMDAVASMWCNVWGHSNPQLIKAINQQSKKLQHSSQFNLTTEPAEELADSLVKISPGMHKVFYSDNGSSAMEIAIKIALQYWKNIGNKKKTEIATIENGYHGDTFGAMSVGYVPEFFGKFKKQLFSTIQFTVPNKYKMPNGFTLADYQNQCLDKIEKGFSKKDNIAAFVMESGAQVAGGVIIYPKGFQKKISQLCKKHDVLFVLDEIATGFGRLGSMVQYEEQKSIPDIVAYGKMLTGGYLTMAATLTNKKIYDSFLGEFNDWKHLFHGHTYTGNPIAAAVANENLKMYKKNNLIKKIQKISKVFEKFYDEISEIDIVGDIRHKGMLMGIELVKDKKRKTPISPKKSINKIFFDEGKKNGIYLRTLGNIVMLVPPLAISESELELLLKRTILTIKSAKSKVS, encoded by the coding sequence TTGAAAAGTTCCGTCTGGCATCCAAATACTCAGATGAAAGAATGGGATTCTTTTGATAAAATTGTAAAAGCCAAAGGAGTGTGGTTAACAGATTCAAAAGGTCATAAAATGATGGATGCCGTTGCATCCATGTGGTGTAACGTATGGGGACATTCAAACCCACAACTAATCAAAGCCATTAATCAACAAAGCAAAAAACTCCAACATTCATCACAGTTTAACCTAACAACTGAGCCTGCAGAAGAACTTGCAGATAGTCTTGTAAAGATTTCACCAGGAATGCACAAGGTGTTTTATTCAGATAATGGTTCATCTGCAATGGAAATTGCAATCAAAATAGCATTACAGTATTGGAAAAATATTGGTAACAAAAAGAAAACAGAAATTGCTACAATTGAAAATGGATATCATGGAGATACATTTGGAGCAATGTCTGTAGGATATGTTCCAGAATTTTTTGGTAAATTTAAAAAACAATTATTTTCAACGATACAATTTACAGTTCCAAACAAATACAAAATGCCAAATGGATTTACCTTAGCAGACTACCAAAATCAATGTTTAGATAAAATTGAAAAAGGGTTTTCTAAAAAAGACAACATTGCAGCATTTGTAATGGAGAGTGGTGCACAAGTTGCAGGGGGAGTCATAATTTATCCTAAAGGATTTCAGAAAAAGATAAGTCAACTATGTAAAAAACATGATGTGTTATTTGTATTGGACGAGATAGCAACTGGATTTGGCAGACTAGGATCAATGGTACAATATGAAGAACAAAAAAGCATTCCAGATATTGTTGCATATGGAAAAATGTTAACTGGCGGATATCTGACAATGGCTGCAACTTTAACAAATAAGAAAATTTATGATTCATTTTTGGGAGAATTTAATGATTGGAAGCATCTATTCCACGGACATACGTACACTGGAAATCCAATTGCGGCGGCAGTAGCAAATGAGAATCTCAAAATGTACAAGAAAAATAACTTGATTAAAAAAATTCAAAAGATATCTAAAGTGTTTGAAAAATTCTATGATGAAATTTCAGAAATAGATATCGTAGGAGATATCAGACACAAAGGAATGCTGATGGGAATTGAACTAGTCAAGGATAAAAAAAGAAAAACTCCAATTTCACCAAAAAAATCAATTAACAAAATATTTTTTGATGAAGGAAAAAAGAACGGAATCTATCTTAGAACATTAGGGAACATAGTAATGCTTGTTCCTCCGCTGGCAATATCAGAATCTGAGTTAGAATTACTCCTAAAAAGGACGATTCTTACCATCAAATCTGCTAAATCAAAGGTATCTTGA
- a CDS encoding redoxin family protein translates to MNSEIKAGLIFGVIIVVGLVVVGMIFSSLDQKVESNTVFEDVSSLSNIDKSKFKKAPKLVGIANYLNTTPEKLSEEIKGKVVLYDIWTYSCINCVRTLPYITAWNDKYSDQGLLIVGIHSPEFEFEKNPDNVRMAVEKYGIDYPVVMDNDMKTWKAFENRYWPRKYIADHEGFLRYDHIGEGGYQETEKIIQQLLKERAAAIGITVDSTSSLVDIEEFQHSMFRTPELYFGYKFAQNRNQLGSDEGFQPGRIVSYSEPNNIDLHKFYPIGDWKNYEDSMELVSDTGSIKLLYNAKEVNIVTENNADLEILLDGKPLSIEYSGKDITDDNILRVAEAGLYNIISSNASASHLMEINVKGKGFQIFTFTFG, encoded by the coding sequence ATGAATTCAGAGATAAAGGCAGGATTAATTTTTGGAGTCATTATTGTAGTAGGATTAGTTGTGGTAGGAATGATTTTTTCATCCCTTGATCAAAAAGTAGAGTCTAATACAGTCTTTGAAGATGTAAGCTCTCTTTCGAATATTGATAAATCAAAATTCAAAAAGGCACCAAAATTAGTTGGAATTGCAAATTATCTAAACACAACACCAGAAAAATTAAGTGAAGAGATAAAAGGAAAAGTTGTTTTGTATGATATTTGGACATATAGTTGTATTAACTGCGTTAGAACACTACCATACATTACAGCATGGAATGACAAATATTCTGATCAAGGATTATTAATTGTTGGAATTCATTCACCAGAATTTGAATTTGAAAAAAACCCCGACAATGTAAGAATGGCTGTTGAAAAATATGGAATTGATTATCCTGTTGTGATGGACAATGATATGAAAACTTGGAAAGCTTTTGAAAACAGATATTGGCCAAGAAAATACATTGCAGACCATGAAGGATTTCTAAGATATGATCACATAGGGGAAGGAGGATATCAAGAAACTGAAAAGATTATTCAGCAATTACTAAAAGAAAGAGCTGCAGCGATAGGAATAACAGTAGATTCAACATCATCACTTGTAGATATTGAAGAATTTCAGCATTCAATGTTTAGAACACCTGAATTGTATTTTGGTTACAAGTTTGCACAAAATAGAAATCAATTAGGAAGTGATGAAGGATTTCAACCGGGAAGAATTGTTTCGTATTCTGAACCAAACAACATAGATTTACACAAGTTCTATCCAATTGGAGATTGGAAAAATTATGAGGACAGTATGGAATTAGTCTCAGATACAGGTTCTATTAAATTACTATATAATGCAAAAGAAGTGAACATAGTAACTGAGAACAATGCAGATCTAGAAATACTTCTAGACGGAAAACCATTATCAATAGAATATTCAGGAAAGGACATCACAGACGACAATATCCTTAGAGTCGCAGAAGCTGGATTGTACAATATTATTTCTAGTAATGCCAGTGCATCACATTTAATGGAGATTAATGTGAAGGGCAAAGGATTTCAGATTTTCACATTTACCTTTGGATAG
- a CDS encoding type II glyceraldehyde-3-phosphate dehydrogenase, translated as MKRVFVNGYGSIGSRIVSFLKDDPEITVVGVGKYSPDEKVEEAISKGLDVYVPESKFDAFSNYKISGSIESALDKSDLVIDAAPGGQGYKNKKNLYEPKNIPAIYQGGESTMGSEAVSDLLFNSRANYDQALGKYHVMQGSCNVTGMGRILEPLRDKFDDQLVRFDVTLVRRWADIEQTEKK; from the coding sequence ATGAAGCGTGTATTTGTTAATGGATATGGCTCCATTGGCAGTAGAATAGTTTCTTTTCTAAAAGATGATCCAGAAATCACAGTTGTTGGAGTTGGAAAGTATTCTCCAGATGAAAAAGTTGAAGAGGCAATATCTAAAGGACTTGATGTTTATGTTCCAGAATCAAAATTCGATGCTTTCTCAAATTATAAAATTTCAGGTTCTATTGAATCTGCATTAGATAAATCAGATTTAGTAATAGATGCTGCTCCTGGAGGACAAGGTTATAAAAATAAAAAAAATCTCTATGAACCAAAAAACATACCTGCAATTTATCAAGGAGGTGAGTCCACCATGGGTTCAGAAGCAGTATCAGATTTGTTGTTTAATTCTAGAGCAAATTATGATCAAGCTTTAGGAAAATATCATGTAATGCAGGGAAGTTGTAATGTTACAGGTATGGGAAGAATTCTTGAACCACTTCGTGACAAATTCGATGATCAATTAGTTAGATTTGATGTAACACTTGTCAGACGATGGGCAGATATTGAACAAACAGAAAAAAAATAA
- the bioB gene encoding biotin synthase BioB gives MSALEFIKECQEKVFSGNHISSEEAKKLLNIPEENLKDLARCANEITRDFNGDKVDVEQLNNIKKNACSEDCTFCGQSAFFDTGIESYQLPTPEEVVSKAKKAKEEGAESYCLVAAWREPSTRDFQKVCKIITEINDKVGISVECSLGFLTKDQAKKLKELKVKRYNHNLETAKSKFSEICTTHTYEDRLKTLGIARDAGLELCTGGIIGLGETREQRLELTLELARLYPEEVTINILVPVPGTPLELQADLPNSEIVRMFSVIRFLLPESVIKISGGRETNLDDSGEELLQSGANGIITAGYLTMGGNEAAKDREMIEKIGLQA, from the coding sequence ATGAGTGCTTTAGAATTCATTAAAGAATGTCAAGAGAAAGTATTTTCAGGAAATCACATATCATCTGAGGAGGCAAAAAAATTACTAAACATACCTGAAGAAAATCTTAAAGATTTGGCAAGATGTGCTAATGAGATTACTAGAGATTTCAATGGGGACAAAGTGGATGTTGAACAATTAAACAATATTAAAAAAAATGCATGCAGCGAGGATTGTACATTTTGTGGACAGTCAGCATTTTTTGATACAGGAATTGAGTCATATCAATTACCAACACCAGAAGAGGTAGTAAGCAAGGCAAAAAAAGCTAAAGAAGAAGGTGCAGAATCATACTGTCTTGTAGCAGCATGGAGAGAGCCATCTACTAGAGATTTTCAAAAGGTTTGTAAAATTATCACAGAGATTAATGACAAAGTTGGTATTAGTGTAGAGTGCAGTTTAGGATTTTTAACCAAAGATCAAGCAAAAAAACTAAAAGAACTCAAAGTAAAAAGATACAACCATAATTTAGAGACAGCAAAATCAAAGTTTTCTGAAATATGCACTACTCACACATATGAAGATAGATTAAAGACTCTAGGAATTGCACGTGATGCAGGCCTGGAGTTATGTACTGGCGGAATCATAGGTCTTGGGGAAACAAGAGAACAGAGACTAGAGCTAACATTGGAGCTGGCAAGACTGTATCCAGAGGAAGTGACAATTAACATTCTAGTACCAGTTCCAGGAACTCCGTTGGAATTGCAAGCAGACTTGCCAAATTCCGAAATCGTCAGAATGTTTTCGGTAATTAGATTCCTATTACCTGAATCAGTTATCAAAATTTCTGGCGGTCGTGAAACAAATCTTGATGATTCTGGAGAAGAATTGCTTCAGAGTGGGGCAAACGGAATTATTACTGCAGGGTACTTGACCATGGGAGGAAATGAGGCTGCAAAAGACCGAGAAATGATTGAAAAAATTGGCCTCCAAGCATAA